CGCGCGCCCACCGCGAGGGCCACGTTGCTGGGCAGGGTCCAGGGCGTGGTCGTCCAGGCCAGGAACGAGGTCTTCTCCTGCCCCACCACACCGAAGCGCACCATCACGGAGGGGTCATCGACGGCCAGGTAGCCCTGACCCACCTCGCCCGCCGACAGCGCGGTGCCACCCTGCGGCCACCACCAGACCACCTTGTAGCCCTGGTAGAGCAAGCCTTGCTCGAAGAGCTGCGAGAGGGCCCACCAGACGCTCTCCACGTAGGTCTTGTGGAACGTCACGTAGGCGCCGTCGAGGTCCACCCAAAAGCCGATGCGGCGCGTCATGCGGCGCCACTCCTCGATGTAGCGGAACACCGAGTCGATGCACTGGCGGCTGAAGGCCTCGACGCCGTAGGCCTCGATGGCGTCGCGGCCGCTGATGCCCAGCGCCTTCTCGACCTCGACCTCCACCGGGAGACCGTGGGTGTCCCAGCCCGCGCGGCGCGGCACGTAGTACCCGCACATGGAGCGGTAGCGCAGGAACACGTCCTTCATGACGCGCGTGAGCACGTGCCCGGCGTGCGGCATGCCGTTGGCCGTGGGGGGGCCCTCATAGAACACGAAGGGCTCGCGCGTGTCTTCGCCGGGGGGCGCCGCGAGCGTCTTCTCGAAGATCTGCTCGCGCTCCCAGAACGCCAGCAGCTCTTCGTCGAGCTCGGGGAATTTCACGCTTGGACTGACGGGACGGAACGCCATGATGGCGCGGTGTACCATCGTGGGGCGGGGTTTCAAAGGCGCAGGATCAGCCGCGCCCCGCGCGCGCTTCAGACCCGCCGCTCAGCTGCGTCCACCGTGTTGCTGAGCAGCATGGCGATGGTCATGGGGCCCACGCCGCCGGGCACGGGCGTGATGGCGCCGGCGCGGGGCAGGGCGCTCTCGTAGTCCACGTCGCCCACCAGCGTTCCGTCGGCCAGGCGGTTGATGCCCACGTCGATGACCGTGGCCCCCGGCTTGATCCAGTCACCCTTGATGAGCTTGGGCACGCCCACGGCGGCGATCACGATGTCGCACTCGGCCACCCGGGCGGCGAGGTCCAGGGTGCGCGAGTGCGCCATGGTAACCGTGGCGTGCTCGGCCAGCAGCATGAGCGCGATGGGCTTGCCCACCAGCGTGCTGCGGCCCACCACGATGGCGCGCTTGCCCTTCAAGTCCGTGCCGATGCTGGCCAGCATGCGCATGCAGCCGCTGGGGGTGCAGGGGCGCAGGCCCGGGCGGCCCACCACCAAGAGGCCCGCGTTCACGGGGTGCAGGCCGTCCACGTCCTTGGCCGGGTCGATGGCGTCCACCACGGTCTGGTCGTCCAGGTGCTTGGGGAGGGGCAGCTGCACCAGGATGCCGTCGATGCCGGGCGCGCCGTTCAGCTCGGCCACCTTGGCCAGCAGGTCTTCCATCCGGGTGTCCGCGGGCATGCGGTGGATCTCACCCGCGATGCCGCACTGGGCCGCCGCCTTCTCCTTGTTGCGCACGTAGACGTGGCTGGCCGGGTCGTCGCCCACCAGCACCACGTGCAGGCCAGGCTTCCGCCCGTGCTTCGCCAAGAAGGCCTCCGCGCGGAGCTTCACCTCGCCCCGAACCGTCTGTGCCAGCGCCTTACCGTCGATGATCGTCGCTTGTTCCGCCATGATGCGACGGAGGTAGCAGCCGCACGCAAGCTAGGGAAGTGCCAAACGCGCCGCGGTGGTCCGCATCATGTAAAGATGATGGCTCACCACACATCATCTAAACGTTATCCTCAGGTCAGCTGTTCGATCAGCCGGTCGAGCTCGGCGTAGCTGCCGTAGGCGATGCGCACCTCGCCCTTGCCGCCCGGGCCGTCTTCCACCGTGACGATGGACCCGAGCGCGTGCGACAGGCGCCGCTCCAGGTCGCGCAGGTTGGCGGACTTCTCCTTGCTGGGCTTCTGCGTGGACTCGGGCTTGGTGCCACTGGCCGCCGCGCGCGCCAGCTTCTCGAGGTCGCGCACGCTCATGCGCTTGGCCACCGCCGCGCGCGCCAGCTTCTTCATGGTGCCCGCGTCGGGGGCGGTGAGCAGGGCGCGGCCGTGGCCTTCGCTCAGCTGCGCGCTGTCGATCAAGTCCAGCACCGCCTCCGGCAGCTTGAGCAGGCGCAGCGCGTTGGTGACCGTGACGCGGTTCTTGCCCACGCGGTCCGCCACGTCCTGCTGCGAGTGGCCGAACTCGTCGATCAGGCGCTGGAAGGCGCGCGCTGTCTCGAGGGGGTTGAGGTCCTCGCGCTGGAGGTTCTCCACGAGCGCCGCCTCGAAGGCCACGGCGTCGCTCAGCTCGCGCACGTGAATGGGCAGCTCCATCACACCGGCACGTTGGGCCGCACGCCAGCGCCGCTCGCCCGCGATGATCTCGTAGCCACCGGCCGCGCGCTTGCGCACCAGGATGGGCTCGAGCACGCCATGCGCCGCGATGCTGTCGGCCAGCTCTTGCAGGGCGTCGTCGTCGAAGTGCCGGCGCGGCTGGTCCCGGTTGGGGTGCAGCTGCTCGATCATGGCCGTGGCGCCGCCAGGCTTGGGGGCCGCGCTGGGCGCGCTGGGCAGCAGGCCGTCGAGCCCTCGTCCGAGTCTACGCGTTGCCATGAGTCAGGCCGCCTGGACGGGCAGGGCGTCGAGGATCTCGCGCGCCAGGTTGAGGTACTGGAAGCTGCCGCGCGACGCCGCGTCGTACAAGATGACGGGCTTGCCGTGCGAGGGGGCCTCGGCCAAGCGGATGTTGCGCGGGATGATGGTGTCGTACACGTGGAAGTGCTTGCGCACCTCGGCCGCCACGTCGTTGGCCAGGTTGTTGCGCGGGTCGAACATGGTGAGCACCACGCCGTGGATGGCCAGCGCGGGGTTGAGGCCGTTCTGCACGCGCTCGATGGTGTTGGTGAGCTGCGACAGCCCCTCGAGGGCGTAGTACTCGCACTGCAGCGGGACCACCACGAGGTCAGCCGCCGTGAGCGCGTTGATGGTGAGCGTGCCCAGCGAAGGAGGGCAGTCCACCAGGATGAAGTCGTACTGCATGCGGATGGACGCGATGGCGTCGCGGAAGCGCGTGGCCCAATCGTCATCCCCGAAAAGCTCGCGCTCGGCGGCGGCCAGGTCTGGCGTGCTCGGGATGACGTGCAAGTGCGGCAGCTCGGTCTCGAGCACGGCGTCTTCCACGGCCACCTCACCCAACAGCACCTGATAGCTGCTGCGCACGACGGTGCCGGGCGCGCAGCCCACGCCGGTGGACGCGTTGCCCTGGGGGTCCAGGTCGATGAGCAGGACCCGCTGCTCGGCCACGGCGAGCGATGCGCCCAAATTGACGGCGGTCGTGGTCTTACCCACGCCCCCCTTCTGATTTGCAATGGCAACGACGCGACCCATGTGGCGTGTGCTGTACCAGCGTCGCACCGAAGGTTCAACGCAACTCCGCCCCAGGCCCGTGTGAGTGCTTGAAAGTGACGGAAAAAGTGAACCCGACGAGGGGCGACTCGTCGGGCTCGGTTGTCTCTCGCAGGGCGATGCTCGAGGCAACCTGGTGGTCCCTGCCGAAGGGATGCGGAGCAACAGGGACCGAGCCGAGTGCTGCGCGGGCGTGCGCGGCGGCTCGGCTCTTTCATGGCACGAGGGTGTGACAGCCCCGGAGGCGGTCAGCTCCAGTCGAAGTTCAGCTCGCTCTTGCTGTCGTCGTAGAGCGAGTCGTCCTCGCCCGGGTTGAACGTCGCCTCGGCGTAGAGATCATCCAGTGACCAGCCAATCTTCTGGCCGGGACGGATCTCCTCGCGCTCGAACTCAGCCATCGAACTGTAGGACTTGGGGCCGCCGAACTTCATTTGGGGGTGCTCCTCACACAGGGTGCCGTAGGAGCGTGTGGTCCGCATGACCACTTTGTCCTACATATGAGTACACCCTCTCACAGTGTGCGTGGAGCGCCAAAATTTCAGCGCGATCTTTGTCTCTCCAAGGCCTCGGCGCTCGCGGCGGCATCCAGCTCGGCGGTGAGTGCATGCCAGCGGAACGGGCTCATGAGCTGCCCCAAGTAGCCTTGCGGAAAGGCCGTGTCCCCATGGAAGCCGACATCGGCGGGCTGGTGCACGCGGTCGCTGGGCAGGTGCCGCGTGCCGAACACGATGTCCCAGAAGATGATGTTGGCGCCGTAGTTCGTGTTGGCGTCTGCGATGGTGCGGCTGTGATGCCAGCGGTGCAGCTCGGCCATGCTGAATACCCAATTGAGCGGGCCCAGGCGCAGGTCCACGTTGGCGTGCTGAAAGAGGCCGTGCACCGCGGTGAACGTGGCCATGAGCGCCACCACCATGGGCGGGCAGCCCAGCACCAGGAGCGGCACCATGGTGACCGTGTACGAGATGATGCTGTCGAGCGGATGAAAGCGCGCGGCGTTCACCCACCAGAGGCGCGGTGCGCTGTGGTGCGTGACGTGAAAGCGCCAGAACCAGAGCTTCTCGTGGCACAGGCGGTGCCATCCATACTGGCCCAGCTCCCCGATGATGGCGGCCAGCGCGACCTGCAGCACGAGCGGGATGCCCACTGGCCACAGCCCACGTCCCAGCTGCTCGGCAAGCAACACCGCAGCTGCGCCGAACACGGTCGCGAGCCCCAACTCCACGAACGGCGAGGGCAGGAGCTGTGAGAAGACGATGTGCTTGATGTCTGTGGGGAGGTCGCCATAGGACTTGGCCCACAGCGGCGTACGCGGCTGAATACGCTCGGCGACGGCGACGGCCAGTGTACCGAGGGCGATGCCGGAGAAGGTGGCGAGCCCGGCGTGATAGCCCGCTGCATAGAGCGCGTAGGTCAGCGACACGGACCCGAAACAGCTCACGGGGAAGATGGCGTACGCAAACACCCGGCGTGGCCAGGAGGAGTCCGCTAACCCCGTCAGCGGCGGGTCGATGGGTGCAGCAGGAAATGGCGAGGGGGTGACGTCGTTCAGCATCGGAGCCCTTCGTGACAGGAGGCGAGACTCAGGGGTCGATGGTGCGCATGAGCGTGGCGGTGCCCATGGGGCCGGTGGCGCCGTTCCCGACGACCCCGACGCCGCCCGTGCCTGCGGCACCCCCTGCGCCGCCTGCGCCGCCCGTGCCCACCACCAACTGAACGCCGCTGGACGAACCGGACTGCGTGGCGCCTTCCAGCATGAGGAGCGCGATGCTGGGGCCGCCCGGGCCGCCTGCGCCGCCGCCCCCAGAGCCACCCGTGCCGCCGTTGCCACCGGTGGCGCCAGCCGGGTAGTTGCTGCTGGGCGTGATGGAGCAGAAGTTCCCGCCCAGGCCGCCGCCAGCGCCGTCACCGCCGAGCCCGCCATCCTGCCCGCCCTGACCTGCGCCGCCAGCGCCCCCGTCGGCCGCCGTGATGCGCACGTCGATGAGCGTGACCTGCGACGCCACCAGCAGGAGCCCGATGGACGCCCCGCCGCCCGCGCCACCCGCTCCACCAGCGCCGCCGCAGCCGCCCGCACCGCCACCGCCGCCCGCGCCACCAAACACGTTGATCTGGTTGCTGACGTCGCACAGGAAACCGGTAGAGCCGCCACCACCGCCACCACCGCCCGCCGCCGTGCCGCTGGTGCCGCTGCCGCCCGTGGCCGGCGCGTAGCCGTTCGCGTCGAAGCTGCCTTCGACTCCGGCGGCCCCGCCATCACCCCGCACCCCATCGGCTCCAGGCATGCCTCCTGAGCCTCCTGGCCCACCCGTGGCGCCGTTGACGCAGCCGGCTCCGCTCACGGCCTGCCCGGGGAGGCCCACGCGCGGGCCCGCCGACAGGCTGGGGAAGCCTCCTGCGCCGCCGTTGACGCACGAGCAGGCGGAGACGCCCCCCGCACCACGAGCCGGTGGAGGCGAGTCCACGTGCACCAGGCCACCGTCGCCGCCCGTGTCCCCGTCTTCGGCATCGGCGGAGCGTGCCGGCGTGGTGGGTGGCGGTGCACCAGGAGCCCCGGCGCCCGCCTCGAGGACCACTTGCTCGAGCGACACCCCGGTGGATCCCCGCACGCGCGCCGCGATGCTCGAGCCGCCCGGCGCGGTGGCGGCGTTGGCCACGAAGCGCAGCCCAGTGACCCGCGCCGATGCGCTCACGTCGTCGGCGGTGAGCGGGAGGTCCGCGCGCAGCGTGGTGATGGCGGTGGCGGTGCGCGTCCAGTCCAGCTCATAGCCACCGTGCAGGTGAACGCCCTCCACGAGCGCCACGGCTTCGAGGTAGGTGCCAGCGGCGATCAGCACGTCGTCGCGCCCGCTGTCGGCCACCGCCAACTCCATGCCCCGCTGCACGGTGCGCACCGGTGTAGCCCGCGTGCCGTCGGCCAGGTCGTCCCCCGACGGGCTCACGAAGACCGAGGCCTCAGCGGTCCCATCCACGCCGTCGCAGTCCGAGTCCGTGCGCGAGGCGTCGGGGAGGTCCACGAGACCATCCGGCACGCAGGGCAGGGGGCCCGCGTCCACGCCGGGCGTGAAGCAACGCGCGGCCGCGCCGGCTCCGACGCACCGCTGGCTGGCCGGGCAGTCGTCGTCCGACGAGCACGCGAACACACCCTCTGGGAAGTCGGGACTCAGGTCACAACCCGCTGGAGCGAGCGACACAGCGGCCAACAGCGCGACCCCATTGGCGAACCAGCGCAGCGTGACGCGCCGCATCAGAAGCTCCCCATCAGCGTCAGGTCCCCGAGCCCGATGCGCAGCGCCAGCTGCCTCTCGTTCGGGCCTCGCCGCGCGCTCCCGTCCGCGTCTTCCGGGTCGCTGAGGACCACCAGGATGACGCCGGTCACGGCTGCCGCCACGCCGACCCCGAGCGCAATCTGACCGGCATAGCCGAGCCCACGCGCCCGCTTCCCGCCGCCACGAACACCCTCGTAGTCCCTGCCGTCGGGCGCATCTTCCACCTGATTGCGCCCTCGGATGCCAAGGCCCAGCAGCAGTCCGCCGGCCGCCGCCAGCCCACTGCCGCCCGCGACCAGGGCCACGGGCAGGGGGCCCAGATCGAGGCCGCGCGGCTCCTCGGTGGTGGTCTCCGCCTGGGCTCGAACGCGCTCCTGGAGGAACACGATGCGTGCCTCCACGAAGTCACGCTCCGAGGCGTCGGGCACGGCCTCGAGATACGCGCGGTACACGTCGAGGGCGTGTTGGTCGTCGCGCATGCGCTCCGACGCCTGGGCGATGTTGTACAGCAACCCCGGGCGCCCGCTGAGGTCGTACGAGTGCTGGAACAGGTCGCGCGCCTCGGCGAACTGACCATTGGCGTAGGCGTCACGGCCTTGCTCGAAGAGCTCGCGCGCCAGGCGCTCCACCTCCGGGTCGGTTGCCGGGGCGCTCTCGGGAGCGGGGTCCTGGGTGCTTGTGGAAGTGGCCGTGGGGGGGCCGCGACGCTGTGCAGAAGCCGTGCTCGCTCCCGCCATCAGCAGCATCACCAAGCTCACCATGGGCAACGGGGGCGCACTCCAAGGCATCGCCGCCTACAGTACGCCAACCGGGAGTGGCTGCAAATCAGACAATCCGTGAGTTTGCGGCTGTGACTCTTGGAAATGTGTCGCAATGGCCTCAGTGGAGCGCGCAAGCACACATACGCACACAACCACGCCCATGTGGCACTGCGTAACAGGAGGTGCCTGGGGAGAGTCGATTGGCCAGCGAACGGTCCATGGCGGTGCATCGGCACAGCCAAATCAGGGTCATTCAAAAAGTTTACATAATATGTATTCTGCGAAGTACGAGGTGTAGGTTGAAATGTCGGGTTCGCCCTGGTGCGAGGCAGGATCATGGGTAGACAGATCGTCAGACCGGGCTTCGCAGCGCGACGCGGCCCGCCAGCTGGGCGAGCTCGTCGCCCGATGAGTTCAGTGTGGCCGCCGCAGCAACCGGCAGGCCGGGATTGGCCACGTTGTGCCGCCACACGCGGACTTTGGCCCCACGCTGGCGACCGAGAAGTCCGTGGTCCCTGCGGCTTCGAGGTGTCAGTGCCTAGGTGCGCAAGGATGACCGACCCGGCGGGGACTTCGTCTGCGGGCGATGGCATGGCGTCGAGCCGCGAGGTGGCGCAGAACGGACGAGCCGGTGTTCCGTCGCGCCGCCTGCTGCCCTTCCGCTGGCTCGACGCTGCTCATGGTCGCCAACGCGCTGAGACTGCTGGCGTACTCCTCGAGTACCGATTGACCGAGCTGGGTGGCGTTGGCCCCACAGCGAAGTTCAGCGCATGCGAACCCGTCCTTCCGCGCGTTGTCCCAGCGCGATGGGGTGCATCATAGATACAGCCATGACCGTGGGGAACGCGGCATATTGTCGCACCGCCGCCCTTGGCTGTGCCAGCGGGAGGCGTCCGTTCCGTTCGATGAAAAGCTGGTAGATGTCGCGTCCGTCGTCTCGGGTCATGGTGCACGGCGTCGGATTTGCCTTGAACCCCTTAGCGCGGCGATGGCGACAATGGCGCTCGCCAACACGAACGGGGTTCTACCCGCATCTGGCCGGAGCACGTTGCACCCATCTTCAGGAGGAGGATCGGGCGGAAGGGGTGCCAACGCCAACGAGTCGCGCGCGATGTCACCCAAGTCCCGCACGCAGAGCGACATGTTCTCCACGGACTCGGTGCAGCCGTCGGTCACAGTTACATCGCGGAAGTCGAGTAGGCTGACGAAGCTCTGTCCGCCATCGATGGAGCGCATCAGAGCCGTCGCGGTGCCTGTTTGTGGGATGGGGCAGACGTAGAGACCGCTGGCATCCTCGAGGACGCAGCTGGCGTTCAGCGTCGCGTCGCGAACAGTGATTGCGCCGCTCTCTGTGATGCGTAGAAGCCCACCTACGTCGCCCTCCGGCTCGGAGATGACCCAGACGTCGCCGTTCGCCCCCGCGTCGGCCGCGCCTCGGAGCTGGCGTCGCTCGACCATATTGGTGATCACCCCGAGAGCCGCATCCACGCGTAGGAGTCGCTCCGGGGGGCTCTCGGGTTGGCGGGTGGTGACTGTGCGTAGGTACACCCGGCTGGGGTTCGCGCTCGAGACGTGCGTGATCACCAACGTCCGCTCGCCCTCCAGGAGGGGCACACTCAGCGTCTCGAAGTTCACGCCCGCCGTCTCGCTCCAGAGCAACAAGCCGTCGGGCGTCGCGATGGGCGTGGCCCCAGGCCTGAATCCAGCCACGAACACTCGGTCCGGGTCGCTGGGCGCTACGCGCACGCTCTGCATGCGCCCCTCGACGACTTCCATGGTGAACGTCGCGCCGTCGTCGTCGCTGTGGGCGATGTAGTTGTCGGGGATGGGGTCGCCCGTGACTGCGAAGATTCGGGCGCCCGCCACCGGCAACGCGAAGACATCGGCCACGTACACGAACTGCAGCTCGTTCGTGGCACGCATCCACTCGCACCCCCCTGCGGGGCGGCGGTACAGACCTGCAATGGACCCGGCTAGTAGCGTCCCGGTCGTAGTGCGCGCCAGATTGGGGATCAGCGTCTGACCCGTGTCGCCATACGCTTGGGAACACGTCCAGCGATAGACGCCGTCGTCGCCTTCGACGACGGGGCCTCGCGTGGTGAAGAGGACGTTCTGACCGTCGATACGGAACAGTTGATTCACACCGAGGGGCCGTCCGTGCGCGGCCGCGGAAGCGGCAGGGAGCAGTATGGCCATGGCGAACGCCAGCCGAAGCCGCATGCGGCAGACCGGCCGTGGAAGCGACCCATGTCGCCCGAAGTGATGCACCTCTCTCAGTTGTTTGCTTGCAGCCAAGACGAGCCCAAATGTCAGTTGACGCTGAAGACACGCTGGGAGCCAGCTGGGCTCGCACCGTGCGCGATGCCGAGTGCTTCGAAGTAAGGCGTGCAGTCCGGGTCGTCGGCGTTCGACATGCAGCCCGGCGGTGTGTCCACCGCGTTGGTGTCGAGGTCCGTGTCCGATAGCAGTTCGGCGACGTCCAAACGGATACTGTCAGCCGCGAGATCCATGTCGGCGAGCTCTACCTCAAAGTCGTTTGTGGCGGCACAGGTGGTCACAACGCCCAAGGCGGGGTTGCCCACGCAGCCTGTGCTGCCCAGGTGGAAGCGCCAGTCTGGAAGAGCAGCGGAGGCCCCATCGATGCGGATGAACTTGTAGCCGCTCTGCCACGACCAGAACATGTCGGTGATGTTCAGCGGTGATGACGCAATGGAGGCGTCGCTGTGGTTCACCTCGGACGGAAGACCCACCGTGAAACGCACGCCGACGTAGTCGCCCTCGGGTGCGGTTCCCTCGATGACCGTGCGCGTCTCGGGGTTTCCTTCGCAGCCGACGTCATTGCTGTTGGCGAAGTCGAGGTAGGCCACGGTCTCGTGCTGAAACGGGTTCTCGTCCAGCTCGAGCGGCACTTCGTCTCCGCTAGCGTTCACGAGCCGCACATCATGCACATAGAGGCGGACATCCCGAATAGTCAGGCTCTGGTCGCCAGTCGCACCGAGGCCTGTGGCGAGCGAACCGCACACGAACGGGTCGCTGCCGAACGTCGCGTTGAACGTCAAGGTCACTGGCTGCCGCGCCGAGTCGGCATCGCAAGCGCTGAAGAGCAAGGCGGGAGTGACGAGGCCGAGTCTCATCAGCTGCAGAGCGCGAGCCGCCATGTATGCAACGCAGCGCTGTGCGAACACGTTCAGATTCGAGTCATTCATCGGTGAAGGTCCCTTCGATGTAGCTGATGGGAATGAGACCGGGGAGCGTCTCGCTTCGCGTGACACGCACGCCAGCGGCCTCGACGGCCTCGCGCAGGCTCCGAACCGTGAACCTTCGGTGTCCAGGAAACCCAGTCACGGCGAGCACGCGGGAGACGAGCCAAGAGAGCGCAGTCTCGTCATGGCAATACGTAGGCACGATGATGCGCCCGCCCGGGCGCGTGACACGCTGCAGCGCGGCGAGCGCGCCACGGAGGTCGGGAACCAGATGAAGCACGTTCGCCGCAACGACGGCGTCGAAAGTATGGGGCTCGAATCGGAGGGCGTAGAGGTCCGCCTGCTCGAAGCGCACATTGGTCAGTCCAGCAT
This window of the Sandaracinaceae bacterium genome carries:
- a CDS encoding sterol desaturase family protein: MLNDVTPSPFPAAPIDPPLTGLADSSWPRRVFAYAIFPVSCFGSVSLTYALYAAGYHAGLATFSGIALGTLAVAVAERIQPRTPLWAKSYGDLPTDIKHIVFSQLLPSPFVELGLATVFGAAAVLLAEQLGRGLWPVGIPLVLQVALAAIIGELGQYGWHRLCHEKLWFWRFHVTHHSAPRLWWVNAARFHPLDSIISYTVTMVPLLVLGCPPMVVALMATFTAVHGLFQHANVDLRLGPLNWVFSMAELHRWHHSRTIADANTNYGANIIFWDIVFGTRHLPSDRVHQPADVGFHGDTAFPQGYLGQLMSPFRWHALTAELDAAASAEALERQRSR
- a CDS encoding methyltransferase domain-containing protein, with translation MTDEGRKYWDTHAKNYDRSMALLGRPIPRMVELAGEGVRGVARVLEVAAGTGLVTPALAAAANDVVATDYSAAMVATLQRRVGDAGLTNVRFEQADLYALRFEPHTFDAVVAANVLHLVPDLRGALAALQRVTRPGGRIIVPTYCHDETALSWLVSRVLAVTGFPGHRRFTVRSLREAVEAAGVRVTRSETLPGLIPISYIEGTFTDE
- the folD gene encoding bifunctional methylenetetrahydrofolate dehydrogenase/methenyltetrahydrofolate cyclohydrolase FolD; its protein translation is MAEQATIIDGKALAQTVRGEVKLRAEAFLAKHGRKPGLHVVLVGDDPASHVYVRNKEKAAAQCGIAGEIHRMPADTRMEDLLAKVAELNGAPGIDGILVQLPLPKHLDDQTVVDAIDPAKDVDGLHPVNAGLLVVGRPGLRPCTPSGCMRMLASIGTDLKGKRAIVVGRSTLVGKPIALMLLAEHATVTMAHSRTLDLAARVAECDIVIAAVGVPKLIKGDWIKPGATVIDVGINRLADGTLVGDVDYESALPRAGAITPVPGGVGPMTIAMLLSNTVDAAERRV
- a CDS encoding metallo-mystery pair system four-Cys motif protein: MFAQRCVAYMAARALQLMRLGLVTPALLFSACDADSARQPVTLTFNATFGSDPFVCGSLATGLGATGDQSLTIRDVRLYVHDVRLVNASGDEVPLELDENPFQHETVAYLDFANSNDVGCEGNPETRTVIEGTAPEGDYVGVRFTVGLPSEVNHSDASIASSPLNITDMFWSWQSGYKFIRIDGASAALPDWRFHLGSTGCVGNPALGVVTTCAATNDFEVELADMDLAADSIRLDVAELLSDTDLDTNAVDTPPGCMSNADDPDCTPYFEALGIAHGASPAGSQRVFSVN
- a CDS encoding ParB/RepB/Spo0J family partition protein, whose protein sequence is MATRRLGRGLDGLLPSAPSAAPKPGGATAMIEQLHPNRDQPRRHFDDDALQELADSIAAHGVLEPILVRKRAAGGYEIIAGERRWRAAQRAGVMELPIHVRELSDAVAFEAALVENLQREDLNPLETARAFQRLIDEFGHSQQDVADRVGKNRVTVTNALRLLKLPEAVLDLIDSAQLSEGHGRALLTAPDAGTMKKLARAAVAKRMSVRDLEKLARAAASGTKPESTQKPSKEKSANLRDLERRLSHALGSIVTVEDGPGGKGEVRIAYGSYAELDRLIEQLT
- a CDS encoding ParA family protein encodes the protein MGRVVAIANQKGGVGKTTTAVNLGASLAVAEQRVLLIDLDPQGNASTGVGCAPGTVVRSSYQVLLGEVAVEDAVLETELPHLHVIPSTPDLAAAERELFGDDDWATRFRDAIASIRMQYDFILVDCPPSLGTLTINALTAADLVVVPLQCEYYALEGLSQLTNTIERVQNGLNPALAIHGVVLTMFDPRNNLANDVAAEVRKHFHVYDTIIPRNIRLAEAPSHGKPVILYDAASRGSFQYLNLAREILDALPVQAA